The sequence GTTGAACGTGGACGAGGTCGCCCGCGCGGCGATCACGTCGCGCCGGCAGCTGCAACGCGTCTTCGCCGCCGAGGGCGAGACGACGGTCCGCGAGTACATCACCGTGGCGCGCATGCGGCGCGCGACGTCGCTCGTGCTGGAGTCCGACGACCCGCTCGCGCGGATCGCGCCGGCGGTCGGCTACGGGCACGTGTCCGCGTTCATCAAGGCCTTCCGGCTGCATCACGGGACGACGCCGATCGAGCTGCGTCGCCGCCATCGCGATGTAGCCGGTGCGCCACGTGCCGTGGCGCGCGATTGGGTCGGTGCCCGCGCGGGGGATGGTGCGGGCGATGACCTACGAGGTGCTGTGTGACGCCGAGCTGATCCGCCGCGTGGCGGATCGTGACCGCCAGGCGTTCGGCGAGCTGTACGCGCGGCACGCGGTGGCGATGGGGGCGACCGCTCGGCGGGTGTGCCGTCGGCCGGAGCTGGCCGAGGACGCCACGCAGGAGGCGTTCCTGTCGCTCTGGCGCGACGCGGGCGGCTTCTCCCCGCGCGCGGGCGCGCCGACCGCGTGGGTGCACACGATCGTCCACAACCGCAGCGTCGACGTCCTGCGCCGCGTCCTGGCCGCCGAGCGCCGTTCGGAGCATGACGACCTCGAGCTGTCGCTGCTGCCGTCGCTCGCGCCCTCGTCGCACGACGCCGCGCGGGCGCGCGAGTGCGAGGCGCGG comes from Solirubrobacter pauli and encodes:
- a CDS encoding helix-turn-helix domain-containing protein, giving the protein MPSSHRSSTVTARREIWHAATSYIELHLATSLNVDEVARAAITSRRQLQRVFAAEGETTVREYITVARMRRATSLVLESDDPLARIAPAVGYGHVSAFIKAFRLHHGTTPIELRRRHRDVAGAPRAVARDWVGARAGDGAGDDLRGAV
- a CDS encoding RNA polymerase sigma factor; the encoded protein is MTYEVLCDAELIRRVADRDRQAFGELYARHAVAMGATARRVCRRPELAEDATQEAFLSLWRDAGGFSPRAGAPTAWVHTIVHNRSVDVLRRVLAAERRSEHDDLELSLLPSLAPSSHDAARARECEARLADAVAALPDAQREAIELAYYDGLSQREIADRLALPLGTVKGRVRLALKRLALDEDVRALTR